One segment of Arvicanthis niloticus isolate mArvNil1 unplaced genomic scaffold, mArvNil1.pat.X pat_scaffold_727_arrow_ctg1, whole genome shotgun sequence DNA contains the following:
- the LOC117702351 gene encoding histone chaperone ASF1B, with product MAKVSVLNVAVLENPSPFHSPFRFEISFECSEALSDDLEWKIIYVGSAESEEFDQILDSVLVGPVPAGRHMFVFQADAPNPSLIPETDAVGVTVVLITCTYHGQEFIRVGYYVNNEYPNPELRENPPPKPDFSQLQRNILASNPRVTRFHINWDNNPDRLEAIENQDPNVDFGLPLSCTPVKSLGLPSCIPGLLPENSMDCI from the exons ATGGCCAAGGTGTCGGTGCTGAATGTGGCTGTGCTGGAGAACCCGAGCCCTTTCCACAGCCCCTTCCGGTTCGAGATCAGCTTCGAATGCAGTGAGGCCCTGTCTGACG ACCTGGAGTGGAAGATCATTTATGTGGGCTCAGCTGAGAGTGAGGAGTTTGATCAGATCCTAGACTCAGTGCTGGTGGGTCCTGTTCCTGCAGGAAGGCATATGTTCGTCTTTCAG GCTGATGCCCCAAACCCATCCCTCATTCCTGAGACGGACGCCGTGGGTGTGACTGTGGTTCTCATCACCTGCACCTACCATGGACAAGAGTTCATCCGTGTTGGCTACTATGTCAACAATGAGTACCCAAACCCAGAGCTTCGGGAGAACCCACCCCCAAAGCCAGACTTCTCTCAG CTACAGCGGAACATCTTGGCCTCTAACCCCCGGGTGACCCGATTCCATATCAACTGGGACAACAATCCAGACAGGCTGGAAGCCATAGAAAACCAGGACCCCAATGTGGACTTCGGCCTTCCCCTTAGTTGCACTCCCGTCAAAAGCCTGGGCCTCCCTAGCTGCATCCCAGGCCTCCTTCCTGAAAACTCCATGGATTGCATCTGA